ttcCATGCATTTTACATGCTTTCTTCTCACATTCACCCAGGCTGCTAAATTCCTCTGCGCTGTGGTGCTTTGTTTCTTTGCCTTTTTGTCATCTTGCTTAAACATcctgtctttttaaaattaaagcagACTTCAGCACTTCATTCTTTGTGATTTTAAATGCTTAAATAAAAGAACTTGAAGAAACAGGTGTGACTCTCCTTTTCAACAATTTTAAGTACACATATATTTGTAAATTGTATACATATGTACACAGCCTTCTGCAGCTTAGATTCTTTCTATTTCATCTGTACATATTTTGAACATCTTATATttctattatatttttcttctatTGTACTCACTGTAGTTCTTTAAAGTTGTTTCTATTGCTTTTCAATAATAATTTATCCTATTTATGAATTTTTAAGTGGATTTTTTCACAGCAAAGGAAGAATGTCATTGTACAGGGAAACAAATATCTTTATTCTGCATATGACAATAAAACTTTGATGCACTAAAttatatgttttttatttaaaaggtttttccccccctctttttttccttgccCCTCCTCTCCTTCCGCCAAAGCAGGCACACCTTTCCCTCCGTGGTCCTCCAGCGTTTCTTACCTTCTTGTCGCCGCTTTGAGCCTCGTTGTCTGGCTGTGAACTCTCACCCCAGCTGCTTGGGAAATGTCATACAGGCAGAGGCCCGTGCTGCAGTAGGGGGGCGTAATAGGaggaaaaaataacattttcactGCTCTCACTGCATCTTTTTTTATTCGCGTCTCTGAGGTGCAAGTGCCACATCCCCGCTAccaacaccaccaccagcagcagctgcagccgcCGATAACTAACCGCAGTCTCAATGCTCACCTCGCATTAGgactgatatttaaaaaaaagaaaagaaaagaacagaaaaaaaaatccgtGCCAGACATGTGAGTAGCAAACCATCGCTTGTCGCTCTCCACTTACCCGTTGACTGCTGTGCGCTCTCGCTATTGTATCCTCACACCAACGGGAACAGATGGTCATTGAACTGTGTCGTTGTGCTTTTGGTGTCACTGTGCTGTTTTCGTGGCTGCACGATCGCGTTTGCGGGGCAGACGGCAGCCTCGCTGGCGGCTTGTTTTGGGGCTCTGCGTCGGCTTGGCTAATTGAGCAACGAGGCTGTGATTTTTCGGCTGTAAATAGCTCAGTGGGAGGGAGACCCATTCATTCAGTGGCCGTGTGATAAGTGTGTGTGATGTAGCTATTAGCTCTGTAGCCCGCTTGcactcattttttttccttccaaggTAGCCGTGGATTTGGTGTGGAGGCAAAACCAGCCTGGTGTTTCCAGTCAGATGCGGAGGCCCAGGTTAGAGCGCACATAATGCGGCGGTGTTGATGTGAAATGTGTTTGTGGCCCCTCTGAGGAGCACAAACTGAGCTGGAACCACAAAGCTGATGCAGATGCGTGCACGGGGAAGCAGGGGATCATGCAGGAGGTCTCGTTATTCGCTGGTGATCTGGGATGTACTTCAGTGCAAGGAACTCCCTGTACTTTTTTGACTGACTGTAGTATTCTTAAGTGTTCTGCGGGGTTTCTTTGGATTATTGCAACGATTCATTGGTGTACTTCCTTTAAAcgcccccccttttttttttctttaaatcccAAACTTCCACACTGGCATTACCGGAGCTTTCTATTTCCTCAATTAAACTCTGCATTTGATTGGATGCTTTGGTATTAGAAAGATGGCATGATGAGTAGAAATATAACTGCAAGATACTGTGCTGCATTCTTAGGCTATAATTTGACTAATTAGGGTATTTACTCCATTATATATCTAGAAACACTACTGACATCCAGCCATTACACCTTTATCTCTAAACAGTCATGTTTTTTAATAACCTTAAGGATAAATTGTCTTATTTACAGTTTTTAGTCCTCAAAGATTATAAAATAGCTACATAAAGTTCTGAATTTGTTGctttttgtaattattttggGCATTTAAATTTGTCAGCATGTTGCTGAGAGGTGATGGGAAACGCATGGAGGAAGAGATGGCATGCAACAGGTTCAGAGttttaaatatctttaaaactCTGGGATGTTCACAATGACCAAACTCATGCTTTCCATATGGTTGAAGACAAGGTTCCTGCAATGATTTCCAACTCTTCTACTCTTCTATCCCTCATGGTTTCAGGGGGAAGAACATTAATCTTCTTTGGAAGATGTCAATCCAGCAGACTAACTGGCTTGTGATGCTGATGCCCAGCAGACGATCCTGGGACTGAGACGCGGATCCCTTTACACTGATGGCCTGGACTGAGTAAGAATAAACATTCagtgttaatttatttatttatttagttttatatgAGCGCTGTGTGTGATAGTGTTTGCTTCATCCATGACAGGTTTCAGCTGGCCTGCTGAAGCTATGGGGAGCTGTTGGAGCTGTTTATACAGAGACCCCATCcgagacaaccatctcaccaaATTTAAGGTCAGGAATCCCCCAAAAAtcttgtatgttttttttttttttgtttgtttgtttttttcctcctaaCATAACGGCTGTCCCTTTGTGTCCATTTAAGCTGTAGTAAACTGATGTGTCTTCCCCTTGTCTTCACGTCATGCTGTTTCTACCTTTGCTAGGTCACCAATGTAGACGATGAGGGCAATGAGCTGGGCTCTGGGATCATGGAGCTCACCCAAACTGAGCTCATTCTTCACACACGTAAGAGGGACGCCATCCGGTGGCCATATCTCTGCCTGCGACGCTACGGCTATGACTCCAATCTGTTTTCTTTTGAGAGTGGCCGCCGCTGTCAGACCGGGCAGGGTGGGtaacattttctttgattttctgcTTTGGTTATACGCCTGTAGAGTCCATATGTgggagttgttgtttttttgtgggtCTTTTTGTACTAACCTAGGTTGTCCTTATAGTATCGAAATATGGCAAACTTAGGCATTGTTAGGCATGCGGGCCACTTTGGGTGCCCCTGACCAGCCTACATGAGGTTAATGGGAAATTAGGATTCAAATGTAAGCCATGCAGTTTGTTCCAATTCATCGAACACTCATCAAAGGATGACTtggcgtgtgcgtgtgtgcgtgtgtgcgtgtgtgtgtgtgtgtgtgtgtgtgtgtgtgtgtgtgtgtgtgtgtgtgtgtgttcaagaATTACAGTTTGAATCGTCGTTATGAGACTAAACGCGCAGAAAAATACGTGAACTTTACTGATGCAGAGCAGGAACAGACATCTGAATCTTTGCTAGCAAATGTGTGACGATTTGCATACGTACAGGGATGGAGCAGTTCTGTGATTTTCCATAAAATTgccacaaaaaaacccccaaacagtATGCCACTCATCGAAAGTGTTTTGTGCACTCTAACACACTAATATGtcctgagaagaaaaaaaaatagttaagAAAGTGCCCCTCTCCGGGCTAATCGGATGGATCAGGGGACATTCGAGAAAATCTGGAGCTTCAGgtgaaaaacaaagcagacagTTTTGACTTTTTCTCCTCGGCTCTGGATGAGAACTTTGATGATCTGCGACACAGGAGCTGAAATGGGACATAAACTGTTAACCGACGGCTGTCCGTCGATGTCCACCCGACAGGAAAAAATGTCGGTCTTTTGAAGtagatgaaagatgaagtgaccGAAATTAATCCAGAAGTGAAACTACTATTTTTGCATTGCACTACAAATCACGTGGTGTCATGGAAGTCAGTGCTAAAAATTAACCGCATTTTTGATGTAACTAAAATAATTAACTTGGTCGGACTTTGGCTTCACTGCTGGCCGAGCACTTCAAGTCCCtgctggatgtttttttttattctcctcTCAAAGAGGAGAAGTTTACCCACATGATGAAACATGCTCAGAAGATGTTGGCTCTCTTTGGATCTACCTTCATATGTGAACAAACATTCTCAGTGAGGAAGTTAAACAAATCCATATACAGAACCTCTCTGTGACCATTTCCACCTCAGGCACTGAACATCGAGAAAAAAGGAACTGACCACCTCTGTAATATGGCCGATGTCTCTTTCAAGTAAGAAGAAGAGCTCTTTGTACATCCTAAAAGTGTTGTCattgtgcttgttttgttttgttttttaacaggaATCTTTGCATTCAAGTGTTCTCGGGCAGAAGAGATCTTCAATCTGCTCCAGGAGCTGATGCAGTGCAACAGCATCAACGTGGTGGAAGAGTCGATGATGATGAGTCGCAGCGGTCACACACCAGAGATGGAGATGTCTCGCACACCACAGACACCCAACAGTGAGTCACACAACACCAaacgcacacaaacaaaaggatGCACTTTGAGCTTAATTGCAGATGTTAGATGCAGTAATACGGCGCTAAATTTAGCAGAACTTGTACAAAAAAGGCTTTGCAACTTTATTTTGGAGTGTTTTTCTTAAGCTGATGAACTATTTTCCCACACACTTTCTCAGAGTGACGAGTCTATCACCATCTTTACTTCTGAATGACTCAGCCTCTTTGGGACACTCGTCTTATACCCAGCCATGCTACTGAGCTGTTGCCAGTTAACCTATTAAACAGTTTCTTTGAGTCTTTGGTTGCCACTGTTTAAACAGTTCCTGGCATTAAAATGAGATGATACGGCTGCTTGATCAGTTAAATGCCTAATCAGTGTGTGAGAAATGGAGGTTTCCATGTCACATTCTTCTAAATGACATATTAGACCTTTTCATACTTGAAATGCTTCATCTTGAACTCATAATTGAAGAAAAGTTGGCAGTTTctggagaaaaacaaattagCCTTGTTTCCATTAGGAGTTTTACGAGAAGCTTTTCAGGTTATGAAGTTTGCCCCAGTTTTATCATATTTGTTTACAGTCTCTGCTACTTTAGTGAGAGGCAGGCAGCCTTTCCAGGACCTAATAGCAAAGTGGAATGCTTACTGAGGGGCCTTTAGGTTAATGAGCCCAAGATTTCCATTCAAAATCAGTGAACACCAAAACAGAGCTAGAAGAGAGTCAGTGTTGAGCAGTTGTGTTGCTCAGTAACGGTCGCACGTGCAACAGTTTGGCAACAAGTTCACTATTTGAAGGTAAAATTGTTTCTACTGCCCCCAAGTGGTGACAACATCAATTTCTTCAGGTTTAACCAACAAATGAGTAGTGACATCTCATCTCATTTAACACTTTGAAGCGTAACACAGCCAGAAAGACTTGCTTTCattattacatttacattattgTATCAGGAAAATACAGTACCATGTCAGCTGACTGAACCTCTGTAAAAGCACTTCAAGCATTCCTTCAAGCATTCCACTTCAAACACTTCAAATGGTCCTAAAAATGGATATCACTGTTATCCTGTTTGGCTGGaggataaaacaaaaagaagaaacatgaaaaatcaaaacattgccatgttttatttttgattgtgaAAGTGCTGCTGGTCTTAAAAGGTTTGCTTTAGTGGAGGTAAAGTTCCTTCTTCTTTGGTGATTTATTATTCTTGTTGATATAATCACTTTTTAATGTAGCCACTGATTTACTGCAGTGGAGAAAAAGGATTTTAGATaacactttaacatttaacacttTGCCTTTACGTGACAGCCTCacctgatttttttatttttattttattttttctttacctGTACCAGCTCCAGCATTTCCTGTCCAGGCTTTTCCCAATGGATACCCTGGTTATCCTATCAGAGGAGATTCCTCTCAACCATCGATTGCTGATGATCATGGACATAGCCTCATGGGTTTGGAAGACCAGGTGAGACCTCTCCGTGTGCTTTTAACTGGACTTTAGCTGTGCTGTTTCCCAATGTGACGAAGTCTTTATTTTCTCTTACAGACCCACACCTATGTAAATACTGTGAGCATGGAGGGGGATCTTTCCATGCGTCATTGTGTGCACTCTCTACCTGAGGTACGGCCTAGCACTTTTCCTGAAACAACACGGGGAGCCATGCCTGTAGGGGGCCAAGGAAATCCGCAGTCCAACCTGCGGTGCTGTCCCCTCGAGGAGCATAAAGATCCTCAGGTGTTCCTACAGACGTCCTCGCAGGAGGTCAAATTCATGCTGGGTCCCACTCCAGCGCAACGGCATCtgctggagagagagagggagaggcacGGGCACAATCCTCACAACCTTCAGCCAGTAGAGGGCGCAGCAAGCTCAGAGACGGAAGGAGACGAGCCCTCTATGCACCTGTGCAACTCTCACTCCTATCACCATTTCCATCATCACACGCACCGGCACCCGGGCCACGAGCACCAGGAGGGCTGCCAGAGTGGCGAGCTCACCTACGAGAATATCAACGGCCTGCGAAGCGGCCGTAAGCAGCGTCTGAGTCCCAGCAGCGTGTCGCAATCCGTAGGTTCaagcagcagtagcagcaccGGGGACAGTCATTCTCACTCCCTCTTACACGGTCACGGGCCGACATCTCTACCCCCGCAGGGGTACCCCTGTGAGAGGGGCATGGGTGGAGCTCATCGTCGGACAGCTCTGCTTAACTACGAGAACTTACCCTCTCTGCCGCCGGTGTGGGAGTACAGCGCTCTGCAGCGGGATGATGAgcaggaagaggaagatgatGACCAGGATGATGAGGaatatgaagaagaagaagaagattttGATGAGTACGAATTCTCAGAAGGCCCCGGGACCCCCAACGGTTACCATCAAGACGGCCGGGGCATCCACAGAGACGCCCTGCAGAACTATGTCAACACAGAGCAGGTCCAGCCTCCCCGGCTTCGACACGCCTGCCCCCCGCATCCACAGCCGTGTCACTCAGACAGAGGGGGGCGAATATTTAGCTTTGATTTCCGCAGACGATCGAGGTCAGGGGTTGGAGGCTGTGAGCACAGCCACATGCCTCCTTCGCGGCAGCTGAATTACATCCAGGTGGACCTGGAGGGAGAACCTCCCTGCCAAGCCCTCAGCAGCGGGGGTGCCCAGACCCAGCCACAGCACCAGCGCCTACCACCCAAAAAATGTGGTCCGCAGGCACCCCGGCGCAGCGAATGCTACGCAGTCATTGACCTAAAGAAGACCGCTGCCATGTCCAACCTGCAGAAAGCTCTGCCCAGGGATGATGGGACTTCCAGAAAGACTCGCCACAACAGCACAGACCTGCCTCTGTAAATGGTGTTCAAACTGAAGAGGAGCGATGAAGACAGATGAAGGCTTATCCTCATCTTAGCACACTGGACCCTTCActgtcatccatccattcaacTGTCGGGCTGATCAGTACAGTACAGGTACCTAATTAGAAACTTACTGAAACTTATCTGTGCATATTCAAGCAAAAGAGAAATCTCTGAGGAGAATTTgccattttattttgtgttgtcAGATATTTGGTGTAAAGCTCTCTGGAGaaatctgcagtttttttttctgcagacaATTGCTGGATATTTGAATATTATTATATCTAACCATAAAgtcacatatatgtatgtaaaatatatatatgtatatatgactTTTGGCTTAGTTTGGCCGAGAGTTTAGCAGAGAGTTATAAGTAGAAGCAGTCGTTGCCATAATGTTTTAGTGCAAATTTTTTAAAACCATCTACACTCATAAATGTTGTTGCTCCTATCATTTAGTTTGGTTCCAAACACTTTGAGTGTCAGAGTTGTGAACCTCATCTCAGAAATTATGTTGTTGGCATGAAGGATGGTAATGGTTCCTCCCAGATACTGGTCAATGTTCATACCTCATCAAAAGCACTTAAATCTAATGTTGTGGCTAGTAGAAGAGACCATTATTTGTTACTGTATGCCTATAGAGCATTTTGCACACAATCCTATGGAATTgtatttcatctttttttttccttttttaaggaGTTATTTAGTTCAGTCCTAGCTTAAAAAAAGAGATGGCTTAAATAAATCGAAGAGAATGTGATATTTGAAGAAATATACTAGACTAAATGACGGTAAAAGTAGCACACATGCattaaatgagctttggctcCCTCCTATCAACATGCAGCAATTGAAAAAGTAGCATATCAACTTTGATCACACCTCCTGCTTATCATCTCAAACCTGCAGGAGGTTCACGCTTGTCACGTTGCACTTTTGACCCTGGGCCGCTGAAACGCTCTTTGTCACCACTCCCGCGCCACTGGAGCCACAGGTTGTGTCCTTTTACCAAAAACAGGGGGCCAAATATTTCCCGGAGATAATAATGTAGatagtttatttaaatgttCTTGATGGAGACGCTGATAACCTCAAATCGTGGCATTAAGCTATAACCTCACACAAAATGTTGTCAGTTATCAGGTACGGATGTTCTGTTTGGAAAGGGTTGTCGCAAAATCATCCACTGAAGATTTTTGTGAGAGAAATTATCAACCAATTatcagatatttatttatttatttatttatttcactttaatttattctctctctctctcgctcttttttttaaaaaagttgtaGTAATTTTGTTTTCCACGTGACGACCAGCGTTTTGTAGTCCAGTTGGTAATATGGAGACCAAAGTTTCACCTCAGATTACCACTGGACACTGATGTATTACTGTTATAACTGTgcttaattatattttaaacaaaagaaagactgtatttatattttaagtgCCAAAACTTAATTGCAAACTGTACGATGAATAAAATCAAATGTGCCATTTGGGTTGGTAGAAATCTATAGGACAGAAAGGCATAAGAGGAGAACAGtcagaagacaaaaaaaagaagatcctGCTTTTTAAGGATAACACAagctaaaataataaaatctgcACATTCCACCTCATCCACATCGACAGCCATTTCGAAGGGGGATATAAGAATGGTAATCTTGTGGTCTGATAATCACTGTTAGGGTGGTTTTTATGCTGCTACATGTACATACTAACAGTAGCCCATGTAAgctacatgaaaaaaaatgatgtgatGTCAGATCCTTTATCATATCGTTGATAGAAGTAGCATTGTTGTGTTCTCctgagatttttttgttttctcagagCTGTACAAATGTCACGTACCATTTAATTGAATGTTTAATTTGACCAATATTTCATGTAATCGAGATTGTTTTCTGATTAACTGTCTGGTATGGGGAGAGTTAATGGAAGCACATGAATCTGTCtctttctttgttcttcttctttttttaaaaaatttatttaaatgagCGTTCACATCAGGGTGATGTTTTCAGCCTATAAAGGAAGGCCAGATGTTCAATGTTTACACATGTGCGGGCCTTCAGATGCAGATGTATTGTGGCATTAAGCTGAagttggtctttttttttttccacgcaGCATTTAGATTAAATGagacaaaaatgcattttttaacatCTGTGCATGAACGCAAGTATTCAAGCTGAGTGGATACaaccttttaaaatgtgttaagaATAAACAGAGCCCAACCAATTTATTGACGTGCAGATGTTATCGGACGATATTAGCTATTTGCTGAGATATTAGTGTTAGGGTTTATAATGTTcgataaattaaaattaaaaaggtaaagaagagacagaaaaaacaccCTTCAACCGTGCTCTGAGTGTTGATGTTGCATGGTTTGTCCATCAGAGGGCACTCTACAGCTTCCTTCTTGTGAACACATCTGTTTGGAACAGACAACAACAGCCGGCTGATCCAAACAGAGTTGGCCAGAGCGTAAAcgcataaataaataacaagaaataaaaaatgttggggaattctttttgtttaatgtgcctgaaagagagaaaaacgatacaaaacaaatgtttaTATCGCAGTATCGGATATCAATATCTTAAAAATTCGGAAGGGCTCTTCTGTGCTTATGTGAAGCTAAAACTAAAACCTAAATTCTCCTGTTCCCTGAAACTATATATTATCATATTTCAGTTCCTACTTCAGATATTTTCctcaaatacaaaacagaaataagCAGTTGTGTGAGGCATTATACATCTAAAATTGTTAATTATTACTTGTGTATTTTAGTCCCAAATATTGTTGTACTACTGTTACTTTCAGGAAAAAGTAGTAAATATTCAGATTCTTTAAAAGTTTGATCATATGTAACCAgcaggctttttaaaaaatatatttttgccCTAATTAGTTATTAAAATGTTCAGTTAATTAGTTAAAGATGgctgcaaatataaaataatctaCTACTAATGTTTTATTGTTAGTAAGTGTTCAAAAGCATTTTACAATTTATTAGTTTTAtcagacaacaacaacaatcttaTCTATTATTTTTCTAACTATCCattcaaaaccacaaacattAAACTTGAAACTGTGAAACCCTCAAATGATTGACAAAGCAGTTAATCAGCTTTCACTGTAGTAAAATAAGTGTAAATTAGCTTGCTAACGTTACataaaaactaaatttaaatttgattgtttttgattttgCTCTTTGACAAAAATACGATAactctatttatattttaaaaaaagaccaacTTGTAGCTGCCATTTTTGCTGGATTTGCGAGGACATTATTGCGATACGTGAGAgggatgtttacattttttgcaATAATATGTAATTCATTGTTTTGCCAATCCAAATTGGACCAATATTTGAAGAGTATTGAAATGTATAGTCTAAAGAGGTGTGGGCTTAATGTATTTAATCACATGTTTGTCTATGAATCTTATTATTTGAGATACAATGTTCATTTTTCAGCCTCAGTAGAGTGAATTtgactttgaaaagaaaaa
This genomic interval from Oreochromis niloticus isolate F11D_XX linkage group LG5, O_niloticus_UMD_NMBU, whole genome shotgun sequence contains the following:
- the frs3 gene encoding fibroblast growth factor receptor substrate 2 — encoded protein: MGSCWSCLYRDPIRDNHLTKFKVTNVDDEGNELGSGIMELTQTELILHTRKRDAIRWPYLCLRRYGYDSNLFSFESGRRCQTGQGIFAFKCSRAEEIFNLLQELMQCNSINVVEESMMMSRSGHTPEMEMSRTPQTPNTPAFPVQAFPNGYPGYPIRGDSSQPSIADDHGHSLMGLEDQTHTYVNTVSMEGDLSMRHCVHSLPEVRPSTFPETTRGAMPVGGQGNPQSNLRCCPLEEHKDPQVFLQTSSQEVKFMLGPTPAQRHLLERERERHGHNPHNLQPVEGAASSETEGDEPSMHLCNSHSYHHFHHHTHRHPGHEHQEGCQSGELTYENINGLRSGRKQRLSPSSVSQSVGSSSSSSTGDSHSHSLLHGHGPTSLPPQGYPCERGMGGAHRRTALLNYENLPSLPPVWEYSALQRDDEQEEEDDDQDDEEYEEEEEDFDEYEFSEGPGTPNGYHQDGRGIHRDALQNYVNTEQVQPPRLRHACPPHPQPCHSDRGGRIFSFDFRRRSRSGVGGCEHSHMPPSRQLNYIQVDLEGEPPCQALSSGGAQTQPQHQRLPPKKCGPQAPRRSECYAVIDLKKTAAMSNLQKALPRDDGTSRKTRHNSTDLPL